The following are encoded together in the Desulfonatronum sp. SC1 genome:
- a CDS encoding NAD(P)-dependent oxidoreductase, with the protein MAEKNIECLGNVAKSGLLVGGSGLIGGGILHYFKTYVDGEFELMGPNSKQLSLRNPEDVRLHVRRHRPEFIVNCAIAALDSNPLLAYQINYLGTLHLARAALEQGIPYIHFSSAAVLPPGENLTEDDHLELTAKLPNYPKSKLLAEMALAEMHRKYGLDYTIIRLAVVYGAHDHKIQGFHRMLFAIADQTMPLLFTNRRAAHSYTNAMKIPPFVHHILTHREEFGGRIWHFVDPAPVSLSELILTIKSYLQLKRPWKIYLPYPVAHFGAGIIHWLIRMLGRIGIDARMPAELLFMEQFYQTQTLSSRRLQESSFFDPKPETTVFTELPHLLEYYLTRWEALNLITTYNKDFFDCGRQSEDFVNNPSKLLETLGK; encoded by the coding sequence ATGGCCGAAAAGAATATAGAGTGTTTAGGCAATGTCGCTAAAAGCGGTTTGCTGGTAGGTGGGTCCGGCTTGATCGGCGGTGGAATTCTCCATTATTTCAAGACATATGTTGATGGTGAGTTCGAACTGATGGGGCCCAACAGCAAACAGTTAAGCTTGCGCAACCCTGAAGACGTACGTCTTCATGTTCGTCGCCACCGTCCAGAATTCATCGTCAACTGCGCCATCGCCGCCCTTGATTCAAATCCTTTGCTCGCCTACCAAATCAATTATCTTGGCACTCTGCACTTGGCCCGCGCGGCTCTGGAGCAGGGAATTCCTTATATTCACTTCAGCTCCGCCGCCGTGTTGCCTCCCGGCGAGAATCTTACCGAAGACGACCACCTGGAGCTGACCGCGAAGCTCCCCAACTACCCCAAATCCAAATTGCTTGCGGAAATGGCCCTGGCCGAGATGCACCGGAAATATGGGCTGGATTATACAATTATTCGCTTGGCTGTGGTTTACGGCGCCCATGATCACAAGATCCAGGGCTTTCATCGCATGTTGTTCGCCATTGCCGACCAGACAATGCCCCTGCTCTTCACGAACCGTCGGGCTGCGCACTCCTATACCAACGCCATGAAGATTCCGCCCTTTGTTCATCATATTCTCACACATCGCGAGGAATTCGGGGGAAGAATTTGGCATTTTGTCGATCCTGCTCCTGTGTCGCTCAGCGAACTTATCCTCACGATCAAGTCCTATCTCCAACTGAAGCGGCCTTGGAAGATTTATCTCCCCTATCCCGTGGCCCATTTCGGCGCTGGTATCATACATTGGTTGATCCGCATGCTGGGGCGAATCGGCATTGATGCCCGAATGCCGGCGGAACTGCTCTTCATGGAACAATTTTACCAGACCCAAACCCTGTCCTCTCGTCGCCTCCAGGAGTCCAGCTTCTTCGACCCCAAGCCTGAAACCACCGTATTCACGGAATTGCCTCATTTGCTGGAATATTACCTGACCCGCTGGGAAGCTCTCAATCTGATCACCACCTACAACAAAGACTTTTTCGATTGCGGACGCCAAAGCGAGGATTTTGTGAACAATCCGTCCAAGTTGCTGGAAACTTTGGGCAAGTGA